Proteins from a single region of Pangasianodon hypophthalmus isolate fPanHyp1 chromosome 7, fPanHyp1.pri, whole genome shotgun sequence:
- the gnaia gene encoding guanine nucleotide binding protein (G protein), alpha inhibiting activity polypeptide a isoform X2: protein MKIIHQSGYSEEECHQLRAVVYSNTTQSLMIIIRAMERLEIEFADAARADDARQLFALASTADEGDMSAELAGILKRLWGDGGVQICFGRSREYHLNDSASYYLNDLDRISVPNYVPTQQDVLRTRVKTTGIVETHFTFKDLHFKMFDVGGQRSERKKWIHCFEGVTAIIFCASMSDYDLVLAEDEEMNRMHESMKLFDSICNNKWFEETSIILFLNKKDLFEEKVKKSSLTICFPEYTGANTYDEAAGYIQNKFEDLNQKKETKEIYTHFTCATDTKNVQFVFDAVTDVIIKNNLKDCGLF from the exons ATGAA AATCATCCACCAGTCTGGTTACTCAGAAGAGGAGTGCCATCAGTTGAGGGCCGTGGTGTACAGCAACACCACTCAGTCCTTGATGATCATCATCAGGGCCATGGAGCGGCTGGAGATTGAGTTTGCTGATGCTGCTCGTGCT gACGATGCAAGGCAGTTGTTTGCACTGGCGAGCACAGCTGATGAGGGCGACATGAGCGCAGAGCTCGCTGGCATCCTCAAGCGCCTGTGGGGAGATGGAGGTGTACAGATATGCTTCGGTCGCTCCAGGGAGTACCACCTCAATGACTCTGCTTCATA CTACCTGAATGATCTAGACAGGATATCGGTCCCTAATTACGTCCCCACTCAACAGGATGTCCTCAGGACCAGAGTGAAGACCACTGGTATTGTTGAGACCCACTTCACGTTCAAGGATCTTCACTTCAA GATGTTTGACGTGGGTGGCCAGAGATCTGAGAGAAAGAAGTGGATTCACTGCTTCGAGGGTGTGACTGCCATCATTTTCTGTGCTTCTATGAGTGACTACGATCTGGTTCTGGCTGAGGATGAGGAAATG AACCGTATGCATGAGAGCATGAAGCTGTTTGACAGCATCTGCAACAATAAGTGGTTTGAGGAGACGTCCATCATCCTCTTCCTCAATAAGAAGGATCTGTTTGAGGAGAAAGTCAAGAAAAGCTCTCTGACCATTTGCTTCCCAGAGTACACTG GCGCGAACACGTATGACGAAGCGGCTGGCTATATCCAGAATAAGTTTGAGGACCTGAACCAGAAGAAGGAAACGAAGGAAATCTACACCCACTTCACTTGCGCAACAGACACTAAGAACGTGCAGTTTGTCTTTGATGCCGTCACAGATGTCATCATCAAGAACAACCTGAAGGACTGTGGGCTTTTCTAA